In the Triticum aestivum cultivar Chinese Spring chromosome 2B, IWGSC CS RefSeq v2.1, whole genome shotgun sequence genome, GAAAAGAAGGCAGGGCTACTGTCTACTAATTTATTATTTTTTGCACGAGACGAATTGTATTAGAAATGGAAAAACTGAGAATGGCATTAAGGGCACTCTCAATGCGCCATTCGAAGTGGTGAAAGATTTTTAGAGACAACCACCCCAATGCATTGTCTCTTAAGTCTTAAGTGATGTAATCCAAGTGATGTTGCATTTATTGTTCAGAGATCATGTTTGCATCTCTATAGCGTGGTCTAGTTAtggagaaaagggaaagaaagagagacATCAAGATAAGCCATACCAGAACGGAGAAAGATTGGCATGCCACTGACGAACGCAACACCATTGGGCATCTAATCTGTAGCTTCGTGATTGTAGTTGGATTAGCCATGCTCACATTGACTTTAGCTGAAACAGCGATAGTGTTGTTGCCTATGGACTTCTGTGCCCTGATACTTCATTTTTCATTGAGAAAATTGTTGTCACAAAATTTCAGCCTTAGTTAGAAAGAGTATCTACCAACCAGCTTGATTGGAgaaaaaggtactccctccgtccgaaaatactcgtcatcaaaatgaataaaaggagatgtatctagaactaaaatacgtctagatacattcatttttatcccttttgatgacaagtatttctggacggagggagtaacgcCTAGTAATATTTTAAATACAGACAGTGCATCCATGTGTTTAGGCCAGCCCTTTTCAGTACGGCATAAGAAGAAACTTGAGGCTAGATTTAAGTCTTACAATCTATCAAGCAAAAGACTGAATCCTGGCAATGACATACTCAGACGATGGAAACAGGAATCTTGTGTAAAAGCAGTAAATTCATATCTACAGTATCTTGAAGATGGAGAATAATGGCAGACTGGGAAGGGTATATGGACCTACGTGTGCCTTTTAGAATTTAGTGCCTGTGCTTGCTTCCAATATACTCAAGCTGAAACAACAGAATGTAGAATTATGCATGTGAAGGCAAATAAGGTAGTACTATGCTGATCACCATAAAACAGGATGACTGCCATAATGGAAATGCTGaaagctactactccctccgttccgatttactcgtcgtggttttagtttaaatttgaactaaaaccacgacgagtaaatcggaacggagggagtaacatttattTTCCTTTAATAGACAAACTAGGAGTCAAATACAACTACGTAAGTAACTAATCTTTGTCATGGAGATATTACTATATTGAGTGTGTTGTGCATCATGCAATTTCACAGTTGAATAGTTGATAGAGAAATTGTATCTGTCTTCTTCATGCACGATGGTTCTCTTTTTTGTGGTAATTGTTAATTTATCAAACATCTCTTACAAAATACATATTCAAAGAAAATTGTGTGGAGAGGCATATAAAAGAGGAGAACCACGACGTCTTATAAGTTATGTTCAAAATCTGAAGAAAATGGGGATGTCAGTGCCAACTGCTTTGCCTGCAGAAATTTTCCTCCAATACAAACTGGATTTGAATTTGAAAATCCGAGCATATGGCCTTTTAGATGGTTTCAAGAAGATGTTTGAAGTGAGCATTATCTGATATGGTGCTGGTGCTAGAACCGGCACAAATCAATTCGATTTTTCACTAGTGGAATTTCATCTGATACTCTGTCAATGGAATAACACAAGTTGTTGCAAGAAAAGTGCAAGCCTGTAACTCCATAAGCATCTGATTATCAAAAATTCTCGGTTGACATCTTTGTGTACACACGTAGTACTCCATTTGCTACAGTCATCTCTCAGGACTAAGCAATTCAGCTACCTACAGGCAAGAATAATTGTCAGGTTGTCTTCATTTAACCAAACAGATCCGCTCATAGGCATGTGCCAACACAAATTCCACATTTGTACAAGCAGAAGGATTTAAGTTCTATTGTTCTCCAGACAAACCAATCATACATTCTAATGAGGCTCCATTGAGGTCACTGCGTGTTAACATGCAGTTTTCTCTTCGCCGTTGTTCCTGTAATCACCAGTATAGTAGATAGATGGAATAAACTTTCCACCTTTATCAGCTGACCACAGATCTTCTGCTAGGTGGAGCTTTTTAGCCTTTGAGAGAGCTTCAAAGAATTCATGCAATAAGACCTTGTCAGGAGCCATGCACATCTCGAGAAGCTCCTTCATCACATCCACTGCTCCTTCAAAATCCTTATTCTTGCAGAAAGCAGATATAACAATCTTATATGTGTCGTAATTCGGATGGAAGCCGGATTTTTTCATCACCTTCAACAGTTGCAGTGCTCGCTCTGAATTCTGCGTCATACAGTATCCAAGAATCAACGCTGAGAAAGTTGAAGCATTCGGTTCAAGCTTGGACCTGTCAAGCTGCTGAAACAAATGCACGGCTTTTTTTATCTTCCCATCCCGGCAAAGACCAAGAATGAGCGCATTGTAAGTTATGATATCAAGCTCGACTCCATTCTTAACCATCCCTTCATGAACCCTCCGCGCTGTTCCATTATCACCATGCATGACATACCCATAAATCAAAGTATTGTATGTCACTGTGTTCGGCACAACCCTCTTCACCTTCATTTCGCTCAACAAACGATTCGCTTGCTGCATCCTCCCCTCCTTGCACAGCACATGGAGGATCGTGTTATAGGTCACCTCACTGGGCGCTAGCCCCTCcagctccatcttcttcttcagctccaGCGCATGTTCCAGACCACCATGCTCCCTGCAATAAGCAGCGATCAGCGTGTTGAAGCTGACCACCGTCCTATCAACCCCCCAATCCGCCATTTCATCGAGCACCGTGGCCGCGTCGGCGACCCGCCCCAAGGCACAGAAGGCCCGCAACACCATGTTGGCCGTGTACATGTTGGGCGAGATACAGCACCGGCGCATCTCCCGGAAGAAGGACACGGCGATCTCGGGGCGCTTCAGGCGGAGCGCCGCGGAGATGAAGACGTTGCAGGACTCGACCCGCGGGAGCAGGCCATGCGCACGCATGGCGCGGAAGGTGAGCGTGGCCTGAGAGAGCTTGTTTCGGCGCGCGCAAGCAGAGAAGAGAACGTCGACGGCGGGCACTGCGGCGCCGGTGCCGCGGCTCCCGGCGGCGAGGCGAGCGGTTAAGATGAGGTGGTGGAGGAGCTCCGGGAAGGCGTGGTGCGAGACGGAGGGGAGCAGTGAGGCGAGGAGCTCGGAGGAGCGGCGCGGGGtgatggcgtggaggaggagggcgaatgggagcgggggcggcggcgaggagaggagGGAGCCGAGGAGGTCGTGAGCCACCCGGGgcggggagaggaggaggtgtgaGAGGCGGAGGGGGTTGAGTTGGGGTAGGAAGCGGGACAGGGAGGAGGGCGCGAGCTCCGGGGAGGAGGAGAGGTGGGAGCGGAGGGCGGTGACGAAGGCGAGGTCCTCGCCGGC is a window encoding:
- the LOC123045666 gene encoding pentatricopeptide repeat-containing protein At4g26680, mitochondrial-like, yielding MRPPRALPLPHFTLPPLAGEDLAFVTALRSHLSSSPELAPSSLSRFLPQLNPLRLSHLLLSPPRVAHDLLGSLLSSPPPPLPFALLLHAITPRRSSELLASLLPSVSHHAFPELLHHLILTARLAAGSRGTGAAVPAVDVLFSACARRNKLSQATLTFRAMRAHGLLPRVESCNVFISAALRLKRPEIAVSFFREMRRCCISPNMYTANMVLRAFCALGRVADAATVLDEMADWGVDRTVVSFNTLIAAYCREHGGLEHALELKKKMELEGLAPSEVTYNTILHVLCKEGRMQQANRLLSEMKVKRVVPNTVTYNTLIYGYVMHGDNGTARRVHEGMVKNGVELDIITYNALILGLCRDGKIKKAVHLFQQLDRSKLEPNASTFSALILGYCMTQNSERALQLLKVMKKSGFHPNYDTYKIVISAFCKNKDFEGAVDVMKELLEMCMAPDKVLLHEFFEALSKAKKLHLAEDLWSADKGGKFIPSIYYTGDYRNNGEEKTAC